Proteins from one Podospora pseudoanserina strain CBS 124.78 chromosome 1, whole genome shotgun sequence genomic window:
- a CDS encoding hypothetical protein (EggNog:ENOG503PF8K) — MTAILLQCALAAAQDARFDSEASAIQQNHAATHGDNPLIACSSCYGSLLDLYRARYFNCPPADLLKDPSLSSQGEWFTSAPPSFLEKLADLIEKAKQYQIHPGLLDEHVKKQKERWYADSLTTLRLRSMVQDEDKAAIAEQLERFTAGSAPIEELMTAVSTSLKKLSGSKSLPIDDLSRGLLAATNHTERIEVLKEALFATPSQPTDGSPSGEVPEVHAKYYNMLAQDNASMEQVKDAILSDHQRLSSAQDEIKKVEARLAELRRGQAAYELEKAKKAENKRRLAEQQRSVIPDGLTNLPPCSVCRNPVNPSSFRLCTVCALLSGYELDGAEMTVYCGFECEHEGYRNHLKAHSCSAGPTCVHARVDSSGGRQIPNNNHAAHDEDTKMSDVLATPADVRFCKECVVNLKKPTAWCSPACVRAHYAQHHEKVHVGGAADGDDRMDTNGGLEGVDFDSQHYIISLADAVKEWEARNGGVRLEE; from the exons TGCCCTCGCCGCTGCACAAGACGCTCGTTTCGACTCGGAGGCTTCTGCAATACAACAAAATCATGCGGCGACTCACGGCGACAACCCTTTAATAGCCTGTTCGTCCTGCTACGGTAGCCTCTTGGACCTCTACCGGGCCAGATATTTCAACTGTCCTCCGGCAGACTTGCTGAAAGACCCGTCACTCTCATCCCAAGGCGAATGGTTCACATCCGCCCCCCCATCTTTTCTTGAAAAGCTGGCAGATCTTATCGAAAAGGCAAAGCAGTATCAGATCCATCCAGGCCTTCTTGACGAACATgtaaagaaacaaaaagagcGATGGTATGCTGACAGCCTGACAACGCTGAGATTGAGATCCATGGTGCAAGACGAGGACAAGGCAGCCATCGCCGAACAACTAGAAAGGTTCACCGCAGGATCGGCACCAATCGAGGAGCTCATGACTGCTGTATCGACATCGTTGAAGAAGTTGTCAGGCAGCAAAAGTCTGCCAATAGATGATTTGTCCAGAGGACTTCTTGCAGCCACAAATCACACTGAGAGGATAGAGGTGCTCAAGGAAGCCCTCTTTGcgacaccatcacaaccgACTGACGGTAGCCCGAGTGGCGAGGTGCCCGAGGTCCACGCAAAATACTACAACATGCTCGCACAGGACAATGCCAGCATGGAACAAGTCAAGGACGCAATCTTGAGTGACCATCAAAGATTGTCTAGCGCCCAGGACGAGATCAAAAAGGTCGAGGCAAGGCTGGCGGAGCTGAGGAGAGGGCAGGCTGCCTacgagctggagaaggccaaaaagGCAGAAAACAAGAGACGGCTTGCCGAGCAGCAGAGGAGCGTGATACCTGACGGGCTGACGAACTTGCCACCATGCTCGGTGTGCCGGAATCCCGTCAACCCTTCGAGCTTCAGACTTTGCACCGTCTGCGCGCTCCTTTCTGGGTACGAGCTCGATGGCGCAGAGATGACTGTCTATTGTGGCTTTGAGTGCGAACACGAAGGATAT AGAAATCATCTCAAGGCTCACAGTTGTTCCGCCGGTCCTACATGTGTTCACGCTCGTGTGGACTCATCCGGGGGGCGGCAGAttccaaacaacaaccatgCGGCACATGACGAAGACACTAAGATGTCGGACGTTCTTGCCACTCCGGCAGACGTCCGATTCTGCAAGGAATGTGTTGTCAATCTGAAGAAGCCCACAGCGTGGTGTTCTCCGGCCTGCGTTCGTGCTCACTATGCGCAACATCATGAGAAAGTCCACGTCGGAGGAGCCGCTGACGGCGATGATCGGATGGATACCAATGGGGGGCTGGAAGGCGTTGATTTCGACAGCCAGCATTACATCATTTCTCTGGCGGACGCGGTTAAGGAATGGGAAGCCAGGAATGGGGGGGTGCGGTTGGAAGAGTAA